CGGAGCTGGGCCGCTGCAAGAGAGGTGCGGCTTCGGGATTCCTCAAGCCTGGGCAAGGGTCGGAGGCCTCCCGTGAGGTTGCCGGCCTACTTGCCCACTCACGTGCCTAACTTGGTTCAGAGCGGAACTCAGGACAGTTGAGGGGGTATTCCCTCAACTGTCCTGAGGCGAACGAAGTGAGTGTCCGAAAAAGACAGTGGCACAAGTGGAATTGAGGGGCCAAGAAGCGGCCCCTCAATGGAACTGGCAACCGCTGTTAGAACGGGGTGGCGCCCAGTTTGTGCCGAAAGAATCGTTTTTGCCCACGAGAAGGTTGGCCCCCTGTTGTACGGAACGCCTCTGATTTCAGAGCAGAGAAAACCGCAGGGGGCTTTTCTATCGCTGTCATCACGTCTTTCTCGTATCCGCGCTGCGCGTCCGCTCCCCCCTCGCCTTCAGGTCACCTGAGGTCCGTTTTGCAACTCTTAGCTGGCCCGGCTGCGGGCAGCGCGGTGCTGCGCTTTCTGGGCGTACATGCGCTCGTCGGCGAGATGAACCAGGGCCTCGCCAGCCCCCTCACCGGGAAAGTAGGCCACGCCCACGCTGGCCCCCATCTCGGGAAACCCCTGCGCCTGCACGCGCTGCACAATTCGGGCGATGCGGTCGTGAATGGCGCCCTCACCCTCGGTGGCGCTGTGGGCCAGCAGCAGGGCGAACTCGTCGCCCCCCAAGCGGTAGGCACGGTCCTCGGGGCGGAAGGCGCCCGGCAGCGCCCGCCCAAAGGCCGAGAGCAGCGCGTCGCCGTACGCGTGGCCCTGGCGGTCATTTACCGCTTTCAGGCCGTCCAGGTCAATCATGGTCACGGCCAGGGGCAGGCCATGCCGCTGGGCGCGGGCGGTTTCGCGGGCCAGATCGGTTTCAAAGGCGCGGCGGTTGCCCAGGCCCGTCAGCGTGTCTTCGCTGGCGAGGCGCTGCACCCGGGCGTGTTCCTGGGCGCGCTCGGTGACGTCGCGGGCCACCACCGCCTGCCCCAGGGCGTTGCCGCGCGCGTTGCGCACCGTGGACAGCCGCAGTTCCCAGACCTCGCTGCCGGGGCGCCACTCTACGGGGCGGTCCTCGGCCACCTGGGGCCAGCTCTGGAACACGTCGCCCATGCGCACGCCGCGCAGTACAGCGGGAGGCCGCCCCGCCAGCCGCGCGGCGCGTTCATTGGCCTCCAGAATGCGGCCCCGGGCGTCCAGCACGAACACGGCGTCGGCCAGTTGCTCCACCACCTGCCGGTGGGCCAGCGGCGCGACCCGCAGCAGGCCGTAGCGCAGCATCCCCCAGGCCACCGGTACCAGACACAGCGCGAAGACCACCGGAGCGGGGGTGGCGCCGCCCGGCAACACCGGTACACCCAGCAGGTAGGCGGTGTTCACCAGCGTGGGCAGCACCGCCGCCAGCAACAGCAGCGTGATCTGGTGGCGTTCGGCCCCGTGCCCGGCGCGCCACGCGGGCAGCAGCAGTCCTGCGCCCCAGGCCAGCAGGGCGTTGGGATAGGCCACGATCAGCAGCCAGTACAGCGGCTGGCGCCCAACCTCGCCCCATACCGGTACGGTGCCCGCCGGGTACTGCCAGATCAGGCCGTGGCGGTCATTCGTCCAGATCAGGGCCAGGGTCAGCAATGGCGCGGCCAGCAGGGCCAGCACCCGGGGCCAGGGCATCGGCTCGGGCATAGGTCGCAGGTGGCGCTGCACCAGGACCAGCCACGCCACCGGAATGGTCAGGATGCCCAGAAACTGCACCAGCCCCCAGTCCCAGCGCCCCTGCGCGTCACTGGCCGACAGCGACAGCAGGTCGGCGCCCAGCCACACGCAGGTGGCCAGCAGCACCGCCAGAAACGCCCGCTGCAGGGCGTGCGCGGTGCGGTGCATGGTGTTTCCTGCCATCAGCAGGGTGACCAGCAGGGCCAGCAACGTGGGCAGCAGGTCGGGGGTCAGGGTGAACTGGGTCATGGGCGGCCTTTGGTGAGGGGAGGGAACTGGCCGCCACGCTAGCGCCCCTGGCCTTGCAAACCTCTCACGGGGCCCAAGCTGTTCATTTGCTCAAGGTTAAGCGATTAGGCGGGGGCAAGATACGGCTGCTTTATAGGAGTCAGGCCGCGCGCTGCTTTCAGCTGGTCTGTCCATCCCTAAGGCGGATGCCAGCTGCACTGGATGGCCTTAACTTGGCTCATGCTTCTACTGGCGGCGGCGCTGTTCTTCTCAGTGACCTTCCCTGGGGGCGCCGCAGTGCAGGTGCCCCTCAGCGACCCGGGGCCAGAGGACCTGTTCACCGAGGCCCAGCCCACCGTTTCTCTCAACCGCAGCCGCAGCGCCGCTGTGGTTCGGCGCTGCGTGTTCGGGCCCGTCAACGCCGACTGGTGCGATCTCATGCTGGTCCGGGCAAACGGCGAGGTCCAGACCCTCTGGCGTCCTCGGGGCATTCCCGGTCAGGTCTGGACCGTAGACGGGCGCTACGTGGTGGCCTGGAACGACGCTTCACTGCGACTCTGGAACCTGCGGGGACAGGTGCGGGGCGTCATGCCCGACCTGCCGCTCACGTCCGGGCAGCGAATGTTCGGGCGCGACATCCGCAAGGTGTGGTTTCACAGCAGAGCCCAGATGCATTGAGGGTCTCCACCCTCAGTGCATCTGGGCCGAACGGAGTGAGTATCTAGAAAAGACGGCGGCAGAAGTAGAATTGAGGGGCGTTCTTGGCCCCTCAATGGAACTGGCAGCCGCTGTCAAGACCAGGCCCTGTGCTTGTGGGTGCGTTTCACCTTTGGACCGGGCGACGCGCTGGCGCCTGTCCTGCCGGGCGAGGCGCCCACCCCGAACGTCAAGGCGCTCACGACGACCTCTCGGCTTCTCGCTTACCACTGGCCTTCCCTGTCCCCAAAGGAAGAGGCGGCCTGTCGCCGCCTCTGAACGTTCTCCTTAGCTGTTATTGAACGCTGGCCTCTTCGCCCTCGCCCGGGTGTTCCAGGCGAAAGCCATCGGGGAGGAAGTCACGCACGTAGCCGCTCACCACGTCGCCGTGCTGGTTGGTGCACACCACCCGGGCGTCCGGGGCAAATTCAAACAGCACCTGCCGGCAGGCGCCGCAGGGGCTGGCGGGCGGCGTGGCCTCGGAGTAGACCACGATGTCGGTAAAGTCGCGCCCGCCAGCGGTGGCCATCGCCTGCACGGCGCTCTGCTCGGCGCAGCGGCCCAGGCCGTAGCTGGCGTTTTCCACGTTGGCGCCAAAGTACACGCGGCCGTCGGCCGTGCGCAGCGCCGCGCCCACGTGGAAGCGGCTGTAGGGGGCGTAGGCCTGCTTGAAGGCGGCTTTGGCGCCGTCCAGCAGCTGGGGATCAGGGGTCAGGTTCAAACGGTTAGTCATGGTTGGGTTCGGGTTCCAGGAAATCGGGATTCAGGGCGCGTTCCACACGCACACGGGTGACGCGGCGCTGGTCGGCGGCTTCGACGGTGAAGGTCCAGCCGTTATGGGTAAAGTGCTGGCCCGCTTCAGGAATGTCGCCAAAGTGGCTGGTCATGAAGCCGCTCAGGGTATCAAATTCCCCCTCGCCGTCTTCAATGTTGCTGCCCAGGCGCTCTTCCACCTCGCCCACGGTCAGGCTGGCGTCCATCAGGTACATGCCCTCGCCAATCACCTCAATCATGGGCACCTCTTCTTCGTCGGTTTCGTCGTAGATTTCGCCCACGATTTCTTCCAGGGCGTCTTCCAGCGTGACCAGGCCAGAGGTGCCGCCGAACTCGTCCACCACGATGCTCAGGTGGCTTTTCTTGTCGCGCATCTTGGCCAGCAGGTCCTTGATCTTCATGCCTTCGGGCACAAAGAACACCGGGCGCATGATGTCGGCCACCAGCGTGTGATCCAGCGTGTCCAGGTGTGCCAGCACGTCACTGGTGTGCACGATGCCCACGATGTTGTCCGGCGTGTCCTGAAACACCGGAATGCGCGAGTAGCCGTGTTCGGCGCGGATGTCCAGCAGGCGACGCAGCGGCGCGGCGCTGTCCACCAGCACCATCTCGATGCGGGGGGTCATCACCTCGCGCACCGTGGTATCTGAGAGGTCAAAGACGTTGTACACCAGCTCTTTTTCGTCGTCTTCCAGCACGCCTTCCTGGCTGGAGGCGCTCACGATCATGCGGATTTCCTCTTCGGAATAGGCCGTGTGGTGCCCCGATACCCCGCGCAGGCCAAACAGGCGCACCACGCCGTTGCCCATGGCGTTCAGGCCCTTGATGGCCCACTTGAAGATGGTGGTAAAGATCAGCAGCGGGCGCGTGACGATCAGGCTGACCTGTTCGCTCCGCTGCAGAGCCCAGGTCTTTGGGGCCAGTTCGCCAAAGACGATGTGCAGCACCGTGCTGATGGCAAAGGCCACCCCAAAGGAAATGGCCTTGATCTGGCCTTCTGAAAACTGGCCTTCCGGGAACAGCGGCTCGATCAGGTGCTCAATGGCCGGTTCAGCCACAAAACCAATCGCCAGACTGGCCATCGTGATGCCCAGCTGCGTGGCGGCAATGTACAGATCGAGGTTTTGCAGGGCGCGCTGGGTGACGCGCGCCGTGGCGTTGCCTTCATCGGCCAGCTGGTCAATGCGCGTGCGGCGCACACTCACCAGGGCGAACTCGGCGGCCACGAAAAAGCCGTTCATCAGAACCAGGACAAACAGGGCGAGAACACCAAACAGGTCATTCATGAATGGACGCGCTCCGTCGTCGCGTCCCGATCATCCGCGAGGCGCATGCTGCCCGCCCCGGCCACAGTGGCGGGGCGTCGGTGATCGGTTGGGGGGGTGGGCCGTGGCGAAAACGCCGCCCTCGGGCGGTCGTCACCGGGCGCTATGAAAGAGCCGGAACTGGGAGGCTCCATATGCAGGGGGGAGTCTAACACACCCCCACCGCCGGGACAGCTGTCCTGAACGGAAGGTAAGCGTCACGGTGCCTGCCGCGCAGCCCTGTGGGCGGGGCGGGCCGGTCCCACGGCCCTGGCACGCTAGCCTGCCCGCATGACGTCCCTGCCCGAGCACTACCGCGCCCTGCGCGTCGTGAAAGACGACCAGGGCACCCGCGCCGAATTTCAGTCCCTGCCCCTGGACGCCCTGCCGGCAGGCGAGCTGCTGATTGAGGTCAGCCACTCCAGCCTCAACTACAAAGACGGGCTGGCGGTGCTGGGCCGCCCCGGTGTGCTGCGCGCGTACCCCATGACGCCCGGCATTGATCTGGCGGGCACGGTGCTGGAAGACCGTTCGGGCCGCTGGGCCCCAGGCACCGGCGTGGTGGTGACCGGCTGGGGCATTGGCGAGCGGCAGGATGGCGGGTACGCCGAACTGGCCCGTGTGCAGCCCGCCTGGGCCGTGGCCCTGCCCCCAGGCGTGGGTGCCCACTGGGCCATGAGCGTGGGCACGGCTGGCTTCACGGCCATGCTGGCGGTGATGGCCCTGGAAGAGCACGGCCTGACCCCCGGGGACGGCGAAGTGCTGGTGACAGGTGCGGCGGGCGGTGTGGGCAGCGTGGCGGTGGCCGTGCTGGCTGCGGCTGGCCACACCGTCACCGCCAGCACCGGACGGCTGGAGGAGACCCCGTATCTGCAGGCCCTGGGCGCCGCGCGGGTGATTCCCCGTGAAGAATTGCCCTCCCTAACACGCCCGCTGGAAAAGGAGCGCTGGGCCGGTGTGGTGGACACCGTGGGCGGCGCGACCCTGGCCGGCGCCTACGCCTCCACCCGCACCCACGGCTCGGTGGCGGTGTGCGGGCTGGCCGGCGGCAGCGAGCTCCGCGCCACCGTGTTTCCCCTGATCCTGCGCGGCGTGAATCTGCTGGGCGTGGACTCCGTGACCTGCCCGGTGCCCCGCCGCGAGGCCGCCTGGGCCCGGCTGGCGCGCGATCTGCCCGCCGCCCGCCTGGCCGAGGTGACCCAGGTGCGTTCCCTGAGCGACGTGCCGGGCCTGGCGCCCCAAATTCTGGCCGGGCAGGTACGCGGGCGAACAGTGGTAGATGTGCGCCGGTAAGTGTCTGGGGGAGGGAGGAGGAGCAGCAAGCCGCGCCGTGGGAGTATCCCTACGGCGCGGCGCCTGTCTGTGCTCAGCGGGGGCTCAGGTCGCCCACATTCGCGCTGGGTGTGGCCTCGTCCAGGGTGACCTGCCGCTCGTCGCGCAGTTCGTGGGTTTCGCCGTACACGCCGTTACCGTCGCGGTCCGCCCCGCCAATCACCGTGTAGCTGCCATCAGCCAGATAGGCCTGGAAGCGGCCCAGGCTGTCCAGCGCCGGCTGGAAGCTCTGCCCGCGCGCGTGCTGAAGCCGCAAGCCCCAGGTGTTGCTGACGGCCGGGGCGTTCAGGGCCGCCGCCGCGTTGATCATGCCAAAGCCAAACAGGTCGTCGCGGCCCTTGGCGCCCAGATCGGTGGCGGTGGCGTTCAGGCGGGCCAGGGTGTCGTCGGGCCCGGTGGTCACGCCCTTACTCAGCAGCAGGGCGGCCAGCGCGGCCACCTGCGGGCTGGCCTGGCTGGTGCCCACCTGCGCGGCATACATGGGCTCGTTCTTCTTGTAGTTCCAATCGGTGGAGAAGATGGCGTCCGGGAAGGCGGCGCCGTTCAGCTTGCCGCCGTTGAAAGCGTTGGCGCTGAACGGCTCGGCGCCCCCCGGGGCCGAGAGCTGCACCTGCGGGTAGGCGTTGCTGAAGGGCGACCGGATGGGCGCGCTGGCCCCCGAGAGGGTCACGCTGCCCACCGCCACGGCGCCTGGGCAGGCGGCGGGGTAGTAGGGAGACGTGCCGTAGCCGTTGCCGGCGGCGGCCACCACCAGGGCTCCGGCCGTGCGGGCATCGGCAATCGCCTCGCACAGCGGGCGGGCGTCCTCGGCTTTCAGGGCGCCGCCCAGGCTCAGGTTGATCACCTGCGCGGCGTGCGGGGTGCGGTAGGTCGCGCCTCCCAGCGTCACCGGAAGCCCGGCGGCGTAGCGGATGGCCAGCGCCACATCGGCCTCGGTGGCGTCGCCCCGGCTGTCAATCACACGTATGGGCAGCACCTTCACGTTCGCCTTGTACGTGGCACCTACCACCCCGGTGGGGCTGCAGCCGGGGCAGCTGGCGCCGTGGTCGCCCCAGCGCGCGGCAATGATGCCGGTCACGTGCGTGCCGTGGCTGCCCGTCGTCCGGTTGGCGTCGCCCGCGTCGGTGGGGTCGGTGTCGGGGCCGTCGCCGTCGCCATTGTCGTAGCGGGGGGGATCGCCCGCCTTCTCGCCGGCCTCGAAGCTCAGCACGTCCAGCGCGCCTTCGCCGGGGTCCCACATCTGGCCCTTCAGGTCCGGGTGGTCAAACCGCACGCCGCTGTCAATGACCGCCACAGTGACCGGGCGCGAGTAACCGCCCGCCTCCATATCGCGCCACACGCCCCCGTACCCGGCCAGGGCGTAGGCCCACTGCAGGCCTGCGTACTGGTCGCCGGGCACCACAGGCTGGGCCAGCGTGCCCTGGGCACGCAGGATGGCGTTGGGCACCGCGTACTCCACCCGGGGGTCGGCCCGCAGGGTGCGCAGGGCGGCGTCCACATCCACTACATTCAGCCGGGTCAGGGTGCCGCCCAGGGCCTGCGCGCTGCTCACCTTCTGCCCGGCGGCCTGCAGCGCACGCACGCTGGTCTGGGCCGCTACCCCCTCGCGGTACTTCACGATCACGCCGCGCGCGGCCGGCGCCGCCGCTTCGTTGAGGCGGGGCGCCGCCTGCGCGTCGGCTCCCTGCGTCTGGGCGGGAGCCACCACCCGGCCCCGCAGCTCGAACTGGCGCGCCGTGACCGGCCAGGTGACCTCGCCGGTCTTTTCCCCGCTGCCTTCCCCAGCCGACCACGCCAGCTTGATCTCGGTGCTCAGCTCGGCCAGATTCGCCTTGAGCGGCGTGGCGCGCGCACGGTCAATAGTGACGGTCAGGGCCACTGGCCCGTTGCCGGCCTGCGGCGAGACCGTCAGCCAGTCGGGGCGCTCCTGCACGCGCCAGCGGCCCGAGTAGGGAACCTCCACCCGCATGGACGTGGCCTGACCCAGGGTGACGGTGCGGGCCTGCAGGGGCTGGGGCTCAGGGGACTGGCAGGCGCCCAGCAGGGCCGTGAGCAGCAGAAAGCCGGACAGGCGGGTGGTCAGTTTGGGCATGGGTCCGTACAGCATGCCGCAAGTTAGCTGACCGGATATGAACGTGCGTCTCAAAGTGGGGGCGGGGCGTGGGGGAGGCGGCGGCTTCTGGCACAATGGCGCCCGTGCCCAGCGGACGTGTGCATAACCTCATCAACATTGCGGCCTACAGCGTGCTGGCCGCCGTCACCCTCATTGCCACCCGGCAGGAGGTCGTGGTGGTGACCCCTACACAGGCGCTGCACTTCACCCTGGCTTTTGCGGCGGGCACCTTCCTGCTCTCCCCGGATCTGGATCTCGCTGAAGGCCGGGTGGACAGCAAGCGGCACTGGGGGGTGCTGGGGGTGCTGTGGGTGCCGTACGGCATGCTGTTCAGTCACCGGGGCTGGTCCCACACGTGGCTGGTGGGCCCCCTCACGCGGCTGCTCTACGTGGCCCTGATCGCTGCGCTGGTATGGGGCGTGCTGCTGTATGTGGTGCCAGGAGTCACCCTGCCCCAGCTGCCAGCCACCTTCAACCTGCACGCCCTCTGGCCGCCGCTGCTGGGGTACTACCTCAGCCAGTGGCTGCACCTGATGGCCGATGGGGTGCGGCCCGATCACGCGGCCCGCCGGGTCCGGCGCCGCTAGACCCTGGGCCGTGCTATACCGAAATGACTGTGGCGGGGGTGCCCGGCGCATACCCTCCACCCGAGGTCCCACTATGATCCTGAACCTGTTTATTGTGCTGTTCGCGCTGGTGTGTGTGGCGCTGGTGTTTTTCGTGCTGTTGCAGGTCCCCAAGCAGGCGGGGCTGTCGGCCAGCATGGCGTCTGGCGGCTCGCTGCTGGGTGGCCGTGGGGTCGAAGGCGGCTTGATCCGTATTACCAGTGTGCTGGGCGGCTTCTTCATGCTGCTGGCCCTGCTGATCAGTTTCGTCTCGCGCTGAGCATCTCGTGTGCCTTCTCCCGCTGCCCGAACGGCAGCGGGTTTTTTTGTGAGGGTTGGGGCAGTGCTGGGGGGCAATCAGGCCCTGCGCCAGAGGTCCAGGACCCGGTGTGAACCCGCGCTGTATTCCACCCTGGTGAATTTCGGGGCCACGACGGCGTTTTCCCGAATCCGTCCCGTCACACAATTGTTAGGAAAAACCTTGACCAACTCTAGGCCATTCCATATAGTTGGCCTCGCTGGAAAACCGTCGTTCTGCATGCCACCCCCCGGCTCACGCCGGCGCGTTGTCATATTCCAGATCTGCCCCTCCCGGAGGAACCCATGAAAAAGATTCTGACCCTCGCTCTTGCTCTGACTGTTGGCGCTGCAGGTGCCCAGAGCGCATTTGTCTGGCCCGCTGCCTGGACCGCTGAGCCCAACACTGCCAACAAGCGCGGCGGCGAACTGCGCCTGTCGGCCATCAGCGACTTCAAGACCATGAACCCCTTCACCAGCTCGGAAGCCGACAGCATTCCTGACCGTATGTCGACGGGCACGGGGCTTTTCACCCAGGATCCCCGCAACGACGAGTTCATCCCCTACATGGCCGCTGGTGCGGCGACGGTGAGCAACAACAACAAGCGCTTCGTGGTCAAGATCCGTCAGGGCATGAAGTTCAGCGATGGCCAGGCCATCACGGCCGACGACTTCATCACGACCTACAACATTGAGCGTGACGACAAGGTCGGAAGCAACAGCTACGACAACTGGTTCCTGGCGGGTAAGCCCATCACGCTGAAGAAGCTGGATAACTACACCCTGCAGTTCGACTTCCCCCAGACCAGCTCCAAGGCCTACTCGCTGATGTCGTTCACCCCCTGGCCTGACCACGTGTTCGGCAAGGCCTACCGTGAAGGCGGCGCCGAAGCCATCAAGAAGATGTGGGGTCTGTCCACCCCCGCCAGCCAGATCGTGAGCCCCGGTATGTGGACCCTCGAGTCCTACCGCGCCGGCGAGCGCACGGTGTTTAAGAAGAACACCTTCTGGGGCGACTGGAACAAAGACAGCCGTGGTCAGGAACTGCCTTACCTCAACGGCATGTCCGTGCGCATTGTGGCGGACGCCAACGCCCAGCTGGCTGCCTTCCTGGCCGGTCAGGTGGACACCATTCCCATGCGTAACGCTGACGACCTGGCCCAGACCAAGCGCGCCATTGACAACGGCAGTCTCAAGGCGTTCCTGAAGGCGAACGTGAGCCCCCAGGCCACCAGCCAGTGGATCGTGTTCAACTGGAACAAGGCCGGTGACCCCGAGAAGCAGAAGCTGTTCCGCGACGTGCGTTTCCGCCGCGCCATGAGCCACATCGCCAACCGTCAGGCCATGGTGCAGCTGGCACTGGGTGGTCTGGGCAGCGAAACCTACTTCAGCACCTACCCCATCTTCACGCAGCAGCTGCAGGCCGGTCTGGCCGCTGGCGCACCCCAGTACAAGTACAACCTCGCCGAAGCCACCCGCCTGCTGGGTCAGATGGGCTACACCAAGAAGAACGCCCAGGGCTACCTCGTCAACCGCGCAGGCAAGGTGCTGGAATTCAACCTCAGCACCAATGCCGGCAACACGGTGCGCGAGCAGCTGGGCCGCATCTTCGCCGACGAGGCCAAGAAGGTCGGCGTGAAGGTCAACTTCACTCCCATTGACTTCAACACCCTCGTGGGCCAGCTGACGGCCAAGGGCGAGAACCGCCCCTTCGACGCGATCCTGCTGGGTCTGTCCGGCGGCGACAACATCTGGAGCTTCGGCCAGAACGTTGTGCCCTGCGGCACCAACCTGCACTCCTACAACAACCCCACCAACGGCAAGTGCCTCACCAGCCAGGAACAGCTGATGACCAAGCTGTACTACCAGGGCGACGCCGAACTGAACGACGCCCGCCGCCGCGCCATCGGTGGTCAGCTGATGAAGATCGAAGGCGAGCTGCAGCCGGTCATCTACCTCGTGGGTGGCAACTACCACGTGGCCTTTAACGAGCGTCTGGGCGGCGAGTACCCCGCCAGCCTGATGAACGCCTACTACGGCCACCGCCTGCAGGCCCTGACCTTCATCAAGTAAGTCCAGAGCAGTTCTGCTCCCAACGGGGGGTGGTCCGCCCGCGCGGACTGCCCCCCACCGCCATGAAGTTCCACGGAGTGCGTTCATGATTCCATTTCTGCTGCGCCGGGTGGTGCAGTCCATCCCGACCCTGTTGCTGGCTAGTGTGCTGATCTTCTTTGTCATTCAGCTGGCGCCCGGCGATTTTTTAACGCCGGCAAAACTCAACCCAAACATCAGTCCCGAGCAGATTGCCAACTTGGAGCGGAGTTTTGGGCTGGACCGGCATCCGATTGAGCAGTATTTCCTCTGGATGCGCAATATGCTGTTCAATTTAGACTTCGGCTTGTCCTTTTCCTATCAGCAGCCAGTCTGGGACGTGATGGGCCCGCGAATCCTGAATTCCATGTACCTCGTGCTTCTCAACCTGGTGTTCTTTTACGCCATTGCCATTCCCCTGGGCGTGTTTGGGGCGGTGCGTCAGAACTCCTTCGCTGATAAATCCATCAACGTGGTGCTTTATTTCCTACTGGGCTTTCCCAGCTTCTTCCTGGCTCTGATTGTGATTTACGGCATTCTGCAGTTGCGTCAGGCAACGGGTTGGGACATTCCTTTTATCGGCATGACCAGCAACAATTTTGATCAGCTCTCGCCGCTGGGCAAGGCGCTGGATGTCTTTAAGCATTTGCTGATTCCGGCGCTGGTGCTGGCTGTGAGTGACGCGGCGGGCCTCACGCGTGTGATCCGGGGCCAGATGTTAGAAGTCATGCGCTCTGATTACATCCGCACTGCGCGCGCCAAAGGTGTCAGTGAGCGCACTGCCATTTGGAAGCACACCTTCCGCAACGCCATTTTGCCGATTGTGGCGGGCATTGGTGGTCTGCTGCCCGCAGCCATCAGCGGCGCGGGCTTTCTGGAAGTGGTCTTTGCGTATCCGGGCATTACGCCCATGCTGCTTGACGCACTCAACGCCCAGGATCTGTATCTGATTGCTGGCTTTACAGTGATCAGCACGGTCCTGTTGATCGTGGGCAATGCCCTGAGCGACATTCTTCTTGCGGTGGTTGACCCCCGCATCAAGGTCGGGTGATTGGCGTGACCACCACCACTCCTCAGGCCGTCTCCCGTCGCAAGCGCGAG
This genomic stretch from Deinococcus aquaedulcis harbors:
- a CDS encoding histidine kinase N-terminal 7TM domain-containing diguanylate cyclase; its protein translation is MTQFTLTPDLLPTLLALLVTLLMAGNTMHRTAHALQRAFLAVLLATCVWLGADLLSLSASDAQGRWDWGLVQFLGILTIPVAWLVLVQRHLRPMPEPMPWPRVLALLAAPLLTLALIWTNDRHGLIWQYPAGTVPVWGEVGRQPLYWLLIVAYPNALLAWGAGLLLPAWRAGHGAERHQITLLLLAAVLPTLVNTAYLLGVPVLPGGATPAPVVFALCLVPVAWGMLRYGLLRVAPLAHRQVVEQLADAVFVLDARGRILEANERAARLAGRPPAVLRGVRMGDVFQSWPQVAEDRPVEWRPGSEVWELRLSTVRNARGNALGQAVVARDVTERAQEHARVQRLASEDTLTGLGNRRAFETDLARETARAQRHGLPLAVTMIDLDGLKAVNDRQGHAYGDALLSAFGRALPGAFRPEDRAYRLGGDEFALLLAHSATEGEGAIHDRIARIVQRVQAQGFPEMGASVGVAYFPGEGAGEALVHLADERMYAQKAQHRAARSRAS
- the cdd gene encoding cytidine deaminase — its product is MTNRLNLTPDPQLLDGAKAAFKQAYAPYSRFHVGAALRTADGRVYFGANVENASYGLGRCAEQSAVQAMATAGGRDFTDIVVYSEATPPASPCGACRQVLFEFAPDARVVCTNQHGDVVSGYVRDFLPDGFRLEHPGEGEEASVQ
- a CDS encoding hemolysin family protein — translated: MNDLFGVLALFVLVLMNGFFVAAEFALVSVRRTRIDQLADEGNATARVTQRALQNLDLYIAATQLGITMASLAIGFVAEPAIEHLIEPLFPEGQFSEGQIKAISFGVAFAISTVLHIVFGELAPKTWALQRSEQVSLIVTRPLLIFTTIFKWAIKGLNAMGNGVVRLFGLRGVSGHHTAYSEEEIRMIVSASSQEGVLEDDEKELVYNVFDLSDTTVREVMTPRIEMVLVDSAAPLRRLLDIRAEHGYSRIPVFQDTPDNIVGIVHTSDVLAHLDTLDHTLVADIMRPVFFVPEGMKIKDLLAKMRDKKSHLSIVVDEFGGTSGLVTLEDALEEIVGEIYDETDEEEVPMIEVIGEGMYLMDASLTVGEVEERLGSNIEDGEGEFDTLSGFMTSHFGDIPEAGQHFTHNGWTFTVEAADQRRVTRVRVERALNPDFLEPEPNHD
- a CDS encoding MDR family oxidoreductase translates to MTSLPEHYRALRVVKDDQGTRAEFQSLPLDALPAGELLIEVSHSSLNYKDGLAVLGRPGVLRAYPMTPGIDLAGTVLEDRSGRWAPGTGVVVTGWGIGERQDGGYAELARVQPAWAVALPPGVGAHWAMSVGTAGFTAMLAVMALEEHGLTPGDGEVLVTGAAGGVGSVAVAVLAAAGHTVTASTGRLEETPYLQALGAARVIPREELPSLTRPLEKERWAGVVDTVGGATLAGAYASTRTHGSVAVCGLAGGSELRATVFPLILRGVNLLGVDSVTCPVPRREAAWARLARDLPAARLAEVTQVRSLSDVPGLAPQILAGQVRGRTVVDVRR
- a CDS encoding S8 family serine peptidase, with translation MPKLTTRLSGFLLLTALLGACQSPEPQPLQARTVTLGQATSMRVEVPYSGRWRVQERPDWLTVSPQAGNGPVALTVTIDRARATPLKANLAELSTEIKLAWSAGEGSGEKTGEVTWPVTARQFELRGRVVAPAQTQGADAQAAPRLNEAAAPAARGVIVKYREGVAAQTSVRALQAAGQKVSSAQALGGTLTRLNVVDVDAALRTLRADPRVEYAVPNAILRAQGTLAQPVVPGDQYAGLQWAYALAGYGGVWRDMEAGGYSRPVTVAVIDSGVRFDHPDLKGQMWDPGEGALDVLSFEAGEKAGDPPRYDNGDGDGPDTDPTDAGDANRTTGSHGTHVTGIIAARWGDHGASCPGCSPTGVVGATYKANVKVLPIRVIDSRGDATEADVALAIRYAAGLPVTLGGATYRTPHAAQVINLSLGGALKAEDARPLCEAIADARTAGALVVAAAGNGYGTSPYYPAACPGAVAVGSVTLSGASAPIRSPFSNAYPQVQLSAPGGAEPFSANAFNGGKLNGAAFPDAIFSTDWNYKKNEPMYAAQVGTSQASPQVAALAALLLSKGVTTGPDDTLARLNATATDLGAKGRDDLFGFGMINAAAALNAPAVSNTWGLRLQHARGQSFQPALDSLGRFQAYLADGSYTVIGGADRDGNGVYGETHELRDERQVTLDEATPSANVGDLSPR
- a CDS encoding metal-binding protein, translating into MAPVPSGRVHNLINIAAYSVLAAVTLIATRQEVVVVTPTQALHFTLAFAAGTFLLSPDLDLAEGRVDSKRHWGVLGVLWVPYGMLFSHRGWSHTWLVGPLTRLLYVALIAALVWGVLLYVVPGVTLPQLPATFNLHALWPPLLGYYLSQWLHLMADGVRPDHAARRVRRR
- the secG gene encoding preprotein translocase subunit SecG, whose protein sequence is MILNLFIVLFALVCVALVFFVLLQVPKQAGLSASMASGGSLLGGRGVEGGLIRITSVLGGFFMLLALLISFVSR
- a CDS encoding ABC transporter substrate-binding protein produces the protein MKKILTLALALTVGAAGAQSAFVWPAAWTAEPNTANKRGGELRLSAISDFKTMNPFTSSEADSIPDRMSTGTGLFTQDPRNDEFIPYMAAGAATVSNNNKRFVVKIRQGMKFSDGQAITADDFITTYNIERDDKVGSNSYDNWFLAGKPITLKKLDNYTLQFDFPQTSSKAYSLMSFTPWPDHVFGKAYREGGAEAIKKMWGLSTPASQIVSPGMWTLESYRAGERTVFKKNTFWGDWNKDSRGQELPYLNGMSVRIVADANAQLAAFLAGQVDTIPMRNADDLAQTKRAIDNGSLKAFLKANVSPQATSQWIVFNWNKAGDPEKQKLFRDVRFRRAMSHIANRQAMVQLALGGLGSETYFSTYPIFTQQLQAGLAAGAPQYKYNLAEATRLLGQMGYTKKNAQGYLVNRAGKVLEFNLSTNAGNTVREQLGRIFADEAKKVGVKVNFTPIDFNTLVGQLTAKGENRPFDAILLGLSGGDNIWSFGQNVVPCGTNLHSYNNPTNGKCLTSQEQLMTKLYYQGDAELNDARRRAIGGQLMKIEGELQPVIYLVGGNYHVAFNERLGGEYPASLMNAYYGHRLQALTFIK
- a CDS encoding ABC transporter permease, encoding MIPFLLRRVVQSIPTLLLASVLIFFVIQLAPGDFLTPAKLNPNISPEQIANLERSFGLDRHPIEQYFLWMRNMLFNLDFGLSFSYQQPVWDVMGPRILNSMYLVLLNLVFFYAIAIPLGVFGAVRQNSFADKSINVVLYFLLGFPSFFLALIVIYGILQLRQATGWDIPFIGMTSNNFDQLSPLGKALDVFKHLLIPALVLAVSDAAGLTRVIRGQMLEVMRSDYIRTARAKGVSERTAIWKHTFRNAILPIVAGIGGLLPAAISGAGFLEVVFAYPGITPMLLDALNAQDLYLIAGFTVISTVLLIVGNALSDILLAVVDPRIKVG